In a single window of the Flavobacterium sp. W4I14 genome:
- a CDS encoding hypothetical protein (product_source=Hypo-rule applied; smart=SM01160; superfamily=82866; transmembrane_helix_parts=Inside_1_4,TMhelix_5_27,Outside_28_31,TMhelix_32_54,Inside_55_60): MKKGLILHYIIGVAAAILVLAAAYYINQNPDNLLSAGIIILAGCLVAFSQYQIIKHKKKQ; the protein is encoded by the coding sequence ATGAAAAAAGGATTAATACTTCACTATATCATAGGTGTTGCAGCTGCAATTTTAGTATTGGCGGCAGCCTACTACATCAATCAAAATCCTGATAACCTGTTGTCTGCTGGAATAATTATTCTGGCGGGTTGCCTTGTTGCTTTTAGCCAGTACCAAATCATCAAACACAAAAAGAAACAATAG
- a CDS encoding putative membrane protein (product_source=COG2237; cog=COG2237; smart=SM00756; transmembrane_helix_parts=Inside_1_6,TMhelix_7_26,Outside_27_35,TMhelix_36_54,Inside_55_61) — MNVKRTFGTILTVLGIIGLIYAGYGFVSHSENTRGLMVYGIIGLIFFVSGIGLVKNTKDES; from the coding sequence ATGAATGTAAAACGCACTTTTGGAACCATATTAACCGTACTAGGTATAATTGGATTGATATACGCTGGCTATGGCTTTGTAAGCCACAGCGAAAATACAAGGGGATTAATGGTTTATGGCATTATCGGACTTATATTCTTTGTATCGGGAATTGGCCTGGTAAAGAATACAAAGGACGAAAGCTAA
- a CDS encoding putative endopeptidase (product_source=KO:K07386; cath_funfam=3.40.390.10; cog=COG3590; ko=KO:K07386; pfam=PF01431,PF05649; superfamily=55486), producing the protein MKIKLFLPAAGVLLFAACQNKSHQDADVANARTEFFDKAGMDTTVKPGDNFFLYANGKWMKNTEIPKTETGWGSFYTLYNDNLKNLNSILENASKADAAKGSTEQKVGDFYTSGMDTLTIEKLGIEPIKPLLSKIDGIKNDKDLINFVAEGYKDGEGDLLGFGVEPDDKLSTKNALSFSQAGLTLPDRSYYLEQDDKAKKIRAEYIKYITKIFSLAGDSANAAKYADNILKLETAIAQSHSTPVQLRDPQKNYNKMTVADFQKQTPNMEWKSILSKLGTSTDTVIVRQPKYYQTLSTLVKSQPIEIWKEKLKFDALNRSANAFTKKFRDAKFDFFSKTLYGQQAPTERWKAIVNATDRNLGELLGQLYAEKYFKPEAKERMLTLVNNLQKVYAERIQKVDWMTPETKKKALEKLNAFIKKIGYPDKWKKYDDVEVSKNTYYANLQSASKHAYKEMMDKLGKNVDKTEWGMTPPTVNAYYNPSFNEIVFPAGILQFPFFDFAADDAINYGAIGAVIGHEMTHGFDDQGRQYDAIGNLKEWWTKADADKFKAKAGKVETFYNNFSLLDNQHVNGSLTLGENLADIGGLNIAYDAFKLTEQGKGDKKIDGFTPDQRFFLSFAQVWRIKTRDESMRVRLKTDPHSPEMFRVNGPVYNMEAFYKAFNIPTTAKMYIAPTNRLGVW; encoded by the coding sequence ATGAAAATTAAATTATTTCTTCCGGCCGCCGGCGTATTGCTTTTTGCTGCCTGCCAGAATAAAAGCCATCAAGATGCCGATGTGGCGAATGCACGTACCGAATTTTTTGATAAAGCCGGCATGGATACCACTGTAAAACCTGGTGATAACTTTTTCCTGTACGCCAATGGGAAATGGATGAAAAACACCGAAATTCCTAAAACAGAAACAGGCTGGGGTTCTTTTTATACTTTATATAACGATAACCTGAAAAATCTGAACAGTATTCTTGAAAATGCTTCAAAAGCTGATGCGGCCAAAGGAAGTACCGAACAGAAAGTTGGCGATTTCTATACCAGTGGAATGGATACCCTTACCATTGAGAAATTGGGCATCGAACCTATAAAGCCGCTCTTAAGTAAAATAGATGGGATTAAAAACGATAAAGATTTAATCAATTTTGTTGCTGAGGGCTATAAAGACGGTGAGGGAGATTTATTGGGCTTTGGTGTTGAACCAGATGATAAATTAAGCACTAAAAATGCTTTATCATTTTCGCAGGCCGGTCTTACCCTGCCTGATCGTAGTTATTATTTAGAACAAGATGATAAGGCAAAAAAAATCAGAGCCGAGTACATCAAATACATCACAAAAATTTTTAGCCTGGCAGGCGATTCTGCTAATGCAGCTAAATATGCCGACAATATTTTAAAACTGGAAACAGCGATTGCACAATCTCATTCAACTCCCGTCCAACTGCGCGATCCACAGAAAAATTATAACAAAATGACGGTGGCCGATTTTCAAAAACAGACGCCGAACATGGAATGGAAATCTATTTTAAGTAAGCTGGGGACAAGTACGGATACTGTTATAGTTAGGCAGCCAAAATATTATCAAACCTTATCAACCCTGGTAAAAAGCCAGCCTATCGAAATCTGGAAAGAAAAATTAAAATTTGACGCTTTAAACAGATCGGCCAATGCTTTTACCAAAAAATTCAGAGATGCTAAATTCGATTTTTTCTCCAAAACGCTATATGGTCAACAGGCGCCAACAGAGAGATGGAAAGCCATCGTAAATGCTACCGATCGTAATTTAGGTGAGCTTTTAGGTCAGTTATATGCCGAAAAGTATTTTAAGCCTGAGGCTAAAGAGCGTATGTTAACCCTGGTAAACAATTTACAGAAAGTATATGCGGAAAGAATCCAGAAGGTAGATTGGATGACACCCGAAACCAAAAAGAAAGCTTTAGAAAAACTAAACGCATTTATCAAAAAAATCGGCTATCCTGATAAATGGAAAAAGTATGATGATGTTGAGGTTTCGAAAAACACATATTATGCAAACCTTCAGTCGGCAAGTAAACATGCCTACAAAGAAATGATGGATAAACTCGGCAAAAATGTTGATAAAACCGAGTGGGGAATGACTCCACCGACCGTTAATGCCTATTACAATCCGTCTTTCAACGAAATTGTTTTCCCAGCCGGAATTTTACAGTTCCCGTTCTTTGATTTTGCCGCAGATGACGCCATTAACTACGGCGCAATAGGTGCCGTAATCGGTCACGAAATGACACATGGTTTTGACGATCAAGGTCGCCAGTACGATGCAATAGGTAATTTAAAAGAATGGTGGACAAAAGCCGATGCCGATAAATTTAAAGCCAAAGCAGGTAAAGTAGAAACATTTTACAACAACTTTTCGCTATTGGATAACCAGCATGTAAACGGTTCATTAACACTGGGCGAAAACCTCGCCGATATTGGTGGCTTAAACATTGCATACGATGCCTTTAAATTAACGGAACAAGGAAAAGGCGATAAAAAGATTGATGGTTTTACCCCTGACCAACGTTTCTTTTTAAGCTTTGCCCAGGTATGGAGAATCAAAACCCGCGATGAAAGCATGCGTGTAAGGTTAAAAACAGATCCGCATAGCCCGGAGATGTTCCGTGTAAATGGCCCTGTTTATAATATGGAAGCGTTTTACAAGGCATTCAACATTCCTACAACAGCGAAAATGTATATCGCTCCAACAAACAGGTTAGGTGTTTGGTAA
- a CDS encoding regulator of protease activity HflC (stomatin/prohibitin superfamily) (product_source=COG0330; cog=COG0330; pfam=PF01145; smart=SM00244; superfamily=117892; transmembrane_helix_parts=Inside_1_6,TMhelix_7_29,Outside_30_313): protein MQYTIYIIAVVGFIILLSSFVTVKQGTIAVVTVFGKYRRQLRPGLNFKIPLIEQIYSRISIQNRSVELSFQAVTQDQANVYFKAMLLYSVVNQDEETIKNVAFKFVDATNLMQALIRTIEGSIRAYVATQKQANVLAQRNEIVLHVKEQIDQVLDGWGYHLQDLQLNDITFDEEIMRSMSRVVASNNLKAAAENEGQALLITKTKAAEADGNAIKIAATAEREAAQLRGQGIALFRAEVAHGMSKAAQEMEQANLDISVILFTMWTESIKHFAENGDGNVIFLDGSADGMNKTMKEMMAMQLNKQTEPTAKKG from the coding sequence ATGCAATACACCATTTACATTATAGCTGTTGTAGGATTTATTATCCTGCTGAGCTCGTTTGTTACTGTTAAACAGGGAACCATTGCGGTGGTAACCGTTTTCGGCAAGTACCGCCGCCAGTTAAGGCCAGGCTTAAATTTTAAAATTCCATTAATAGAGCAGATTTATTCTCGTATTTCCATTCAAAACCGCTCTGTAGAGCTGTCGTTTCAAGCGGTAACACAAGATCAGGCCAATGTATATTTTAAGGCGATGCTATTGTATTCTGTTGTAAATCAGGATGAAGAAACGATCAAAAATGTAGCTTTTAAGTTTGTAGATGCGACCAACTTAATGCAGGCATTAATCAGAACAATTGAAGGTTCGATCAGGGCTTATGTGGCTACGCAGAAGCAGGCAAATGTACTGGCTCAACGCAACGAAATTGTACTTCACGTTAAGGAGCAGATCGATCAGGTTTTAGATGGTTGGGGTTATCATCTTCAGGATCTTCAATTGAACGATATTACCTTTGATGAGGAAATTATGCGTTCTATGAGTCGTGTAGTAGCTTCGAACAATTTAAAAGCAGCGGCTGAAAACGAAGGACAGGCATTATTAATTACCAAAACTAAAGCTGCAGAAGCAGATGGTAATGCGATTAAAATTGCCGCTACAGCCGAACGCGAGGCTGCACAGTTACGCGGGCAGGGTATTGCTTTATTCCGTGCAGAAGTGGCTCATGGTATGAGTAAAGCCGCTCAGGAAATGGAACAGGCCAACCTGGATATTTCAGTAATCTTATTTACCATGTGGACAGAATCGATTAAACACTTTGCCGAAAACGGAGATGGAAACGTTATTTTCCTTGATGGCAGTGCTGATGGCATGAATAAAACCATGAAAGAAATGATGGCCATGCAGTTGAATAAACAGACTGAGCCAACGGCGAAGAAAGGGTAG
- a CDS encoding nucleoside-diphosphate-sugar epimerase (product_source=COG0451; cath_funfam=3.40.50.720; cog=COG0451; pfam=PF01370; superfamily=51735) — MKVFVTGATGFVGSAVVKELISAGHEVLGLARNEAAEKALLLAGTQVHKGDLEDLQRLQEGAKLADGIIHTGFIHDFSRFAAVCEIDRLAIEAIGNSIAGTNKPFIVTSGTLVVNHGILATEDMLPNYNGANPRLASEKAVDALASQNIRVSVVRLSPSVHGEGDDHGFVPMLIDIARKTGSSAYIDGGENRWTGIHRLDAAKLYRLALEQATSGARFHGVAEESITLKSIAEAIGEQLGLPVVSISKKEAAAHFGWFEHFVSIDGPASGHLTRERLNWEPKYSSLIQDLERGVYFK, encoded by the coding sequence ATGAAAGTTTTTGTAACAGGCGCAACCGGATTTGTCGGTTCTGCAGTAGTAAAAGAATTAATTAGCGCAGGCCATGAGGTTTTGGGGTTGGCAAGGAATGAGGCGGCTGAAAAAGCACTTCTACTCGCTGGGACTCAGGTACATAAAGGCGATTTGGAAGACTTACAGCGTTTACAGGAGGGCGCAAAGCTAGCTGATGGTATTATCCATACTGGCTTTATCCATGATTTTTCCCGGTTCGCAGCGGTTTGCGAAATTGATAGACTTGCAATAGAAGCCATTGGGAACTCAATTGCAGGAACCAATAAACCCTTTATTGTAACTTCTGGAACGCTTGTGGTTAATCACGGCATATTGGCCACAGAGGATATGCTGCCCAATTATAACGGCGCGAATCCCAGGCTTGCTTCGGAAAAGGCAGTTGATGCCCTTGCTTCACAGAATATTCGCGTATCAGTGGTTCGTTTATCGCCATCTGTACATGGTGAAGGTGATGATCATGGCTTTGTACCGATGCTGATTGATATCGCCCGCAAAACGGGTTCATCGGCTTATATTGATGGCGGAGAAAACAGATGGACAGGTATTCATCGGCTGGATGCCGCGAAACTTTACAGATTGGCTTTAGAACAAGCTACTTCAGGAGCACGTTTTCACGGGGTAGCTGAAGAATCAATAACCCTTAAATCAATAGCGGAGGCCATTGGCGAACAACTCGGTTTACCTGTTGTTTCTATATCTAAAAAAGAAGCAGCTGCACACTTTGGTTGGTTTGAACATTTCGTAAGTATAGATGGACCGGCTTCTGGGCATTTAACCAGGGAACGTTTAAATTGGGAGCCTAAATATTCCAGTTTGATTCAAGATTTGGAGCGGGGAGTTTATTTTAAGTAA
- a CDS encoding AraC family transcriptional activator of pobA (product_source=KO:K18954; cath_funfam=1.10.10.60; cog=COG2207; ko=KO:K18954; pfam=PF12833; smart=SM00342; superfamily=46689,46785): MEPSNRYRFKTISEYHKLAGLPQPGHPLVSIINMEEVNMPFDGRSKTIIFDFYSIALKRVPDAKIKYGQQMSDFDDGVLFFMAPGQVFTVEIDQDKTHRPTGWMILFHSDLLWQTHLAKTIKDYEFFSYSLFEALHVSETEEAVLNSIAKLVKNETNNNIDHFTQNVVLAQIELLLNYAQRFYGRQFITRKAINHQLLDRLEHVVKDYFEHDDLGNKGLPTVTYIAERLNVSPGYLSGLLKTLIGQNTQQYLHHKLIDLAKEKLSTTNLSVSEIAYALGFEHLQSFTKLFKSKTNLTPSAFRQSFN, encoded by the coding sequence ATGGAACCTTCGAACCGTTATCGTTTTAAAACAATATCTGAATACCATAAACTTGCAGGATTGCCTCAACCAGGTCATCCCTTAGTTAGTATCATTAATATGGAGGAGGTCAATATGCCATTCGATGGCCGATCAAAAACAATAATTTTTGATTTTTACTCCATTGCGCTCAAACGTGTTCCCGATGCGAAGATTAAATATGGGCAACAAATGAGTGATTTTGATGATGGTGTGTTGTTTTTTATGGCTCCAGGGCAGGTTTTTACAGTCGAAATTGATCAGGATAAAACCCATCGACCAACTGGCTGGATGATACTTTTCCACTCCGATTTACTTTGGCAGACACATCTAGCCAAAACAATTAAGGATTATGAGTTCTTTAGTTACTCGCTGTTTGAGGCTTTACATGTTTCTGAAACTGAAGAAGCAGTACTTAATTCGATCGCCAAATTGGTTAAAAATGAGACCAATAACAATATTGATCATTTTACTCAAAATGTTGTATTAGCGCAAATAGAACTACTTCTCAACTATGCACAACGTTTTTATGGCCGTCAATTTATTACGCGTAAGGCAATCAATCATCAGCTGCTCGATCGATTAGAGCATGTTGTTAAAGACTATTTTGAACACGATGATCTCGGCAATAAAGGATTACCAACGGTAACTTACATTGCCGAAAGGCTCAACGTTTCGCCAGGATATCTATCCGGATTGTTGAAAACACTTATCGGACAAAACACTCAACAATATTTACATCATAAACTGATTGATTTAGCAAAGGAAAAGCTTTCTACAACAAATCTTTCTGTTAGTGAAATTGCTTATGCCCTTGGCTTTGAGCATTTACAATCCTTTACTAAGTTGTTCAAATCCAAAACAAACCTTACACCTTCAGCATTTAGACAATCATTTAATTGA
- a CDS encoding carboxyl-terminal processing protease (product_source=KO:K03797; cath_funfam=2.30.42.10,3.90.226.10; cleavage_site_network=SignalP-noTM; cog=COG0793; ko=KO:K03797; pfam=PF00595,PF03572,PF11818,PF17804; smart=SM00228,SM00245; superfamily=52096; tigrfam=TIGR00225), with amino-acid sequence MDFKSFKEMLKRIFFVIFTAAVLACHAAPKTQPMVEGVTNVKPDEQQQLVIKEVVNLIESYNYKKIQINDSISSIILDKYIKSLDQGKNYFLASDIKEFEKYRYTLDDDFKNGDLSGPFFIYNVYAKRLNEYFTYSLAQIKTKYDFNQTDSYLYDREKQPWATSSAALNDTWKKRVKYELINLNLAGTAEAKNVETLTKRYQNLQSQTSKTNNQDVFQILMDAFTESIDPHTNYFNPTNAAAFNEDMSRSFEGIGARLQLENEVVKISEIIAGGPAFKGKQLSAGDRIIAVAQGDGEFVDVVGWRLDNTVSKIKGPKGTKVRLKVIPVGKEMSSKPVIIELVRDKIVLEETSAKKKVKTINSNGKDYKIGIITLPAFYADFKAANAGDKNYKSTTRDVRKLIDSLKTYDKVNAIVMDLRGNGGGSLVEAISLTGLFIDRGPVVQVKDLRGKIEVDEDENSGVTWDGPFGVIVDRLSASASEIFAGAIQDYGRGIIMGSQTYGKGTVQSSIDLNKLVNPSMLQRVAGLISKDKTVGTSPNGASPADINLGQINLTMAKFYRVAGSSTQHKGVTPDVVFPSVYPMDKIGEDTESSALPWDVIPSSSFKAVANLTPVKAQLVKNSEQRIANSLDFKYLKQDIADLKKRDNEVSVTLNEAKLKAERDAQEAKTLARQNELRALRGLPAIKKGDKVTKQDAFDFIEDESLKVMGDFMQQSGNYVMNLGVTAPKL; translated from the coding sequence ATGGATTTTAAATCATTTAAAGAGATGTTAAAGAGAATATTTTTTGTAATTTTTACTGCGGCAGTACTTGCTTGTCATGCTGCACCTAAAACTCAGCCAATGGTTGAGGGTGTTACCAATGTGAAACCTGATGAGCAGCAACAACTTGTTATAAAAGAGGTTGTAAATTTGATCGAGAGCTATAATTATAAAAAAATTCAGATCAACGATTCTATATCTTCGATCATTTTAGATAAGTATATCAAGTCGCTAGATCAGGGCAAAAATTACTTTTTGGCTTCGGATATCAAGGAATTTGAAAAGTATAGATATACTTTAGATGATGATTTCAAAAATGGTGATCTAAGCGGGCCGTTTTTCATTTATAACGTTTATGCCAAAAGGTTAAACGAATATTTTACCTATTCTTTGGCACAGATTAAAACTAAATATGATTTTAATCAAACCGACAGTTATTTATATGACCGGGAGAAGCAGCCTTGGGCAACTTCTTCTGCAGCATTAAACGATACCTGGAAAAAACGTGTTAAATACGAACTGATCAATTTAAATTTAGCTGGAACAGCTGAAGCAAAGAATGTAGAAACATTAACTAAACGTTATCAGAACCTACAGTCGCAAACTTCGAAAACCAATAATCAGGATGTATTCCAGATTTTGATGGATGCTTTTACTGAATCTATTGATCCACATACCAATTATTTTAACCCAACCAATGCAGCAGCATTTAACGAAGATATGTCCCGTTCTTTTGAAGGTATCGGTGCCCGCTTACAATTAGAAAACGAGGTAGTTAAAATCTCTGAAATTATTGCTGGCGGACCTGCATTTAAAGGGAAACAACTGAGTGCTGGCGATCGTATTATTGCTGTAGCCCAGGGTGATGGAGAATTTGTTGATGTGGTAGGTTGGAGATTGGACAACACCGTATCGAAAATTAAAGGTCCGAAAGGAACCAAGGTGCGTTTAAAAGTTATTCCTGTTGGAAAAGAAATGTCATCTAAACCGGTTATTATCGAATTGGTTCGTGATAAAATTGTTTTGGAAGAAACATCTGCCAAGAAAAAAGTTAAAACCATTAACAGTAATGGTAAAGATTATAAAATCGGGATTATTACCCTACCAGCTTTCTACGCTGATTTTAAAGCAGCAAATGCAGGTGATAAAAACTACAAAAGCACTACCCGCGATGTTAGAAAATTAATCGACTCGTTAAAAACATATGATAAGGTAAATGCAATCGTAATGGATTTACGTGGAAACGGTGGAGGCTCATTGGTTGAAGCCATTTCATTAACTGGTTTATTTATCGATAGAGGTCCTGTAGTTCAGGTGAAAGATTTACGCGGTAAAATTGAAGTGGATGAGGATGAAAATAGCGGTGTAACCTGGGATGGGCCTTTTGGTGTAATTGTAGACCGTTTAAGCGCATCTGCATCAGAAATTTTCGCCGGTGCAATACAGGATTATGGCCGTGGTATTATTATGGGTAGCCAAACTTATGGTAAAGGTACCGTTCAATCTTCTATCGATTTAAACAAATTGGTAAACCCAAGTATGTTGCAAAGGGTAGCAGGATTAATTTCTAAAGATAAAACCGTTGGCACATCGCCAAACGGAGCAAGCCCAGCTGACATTAACTTAGGTCAGATTAACCTAACCATGGCTAAATTTTACCGTGTAGCAGGAAGCAGCACGCAGCATAAAGGTGTAACACCTGATGTTGTTTTCCCTTCAGTTTATCCAATGGATAAAATTGGAGAAGATACTGAATCATCTGCCTTACCATGGGATGTTATTCCAAGTTCTAGTTTTAAGGCAGTTGCAAATCTGACTCCTGTTAAAGCACAGTTGGTTAAAAACAGCGAACAGCGTATTGCAAACTCATTGGATTTTAAGTACCTGAAACAAGATATTGCCGATCTTAAAAAACGTGACAATGAAGTTTCTGTAACCTTAAATGAAGCAAAACTTAAAGCTGAGCGTGATGCACAGGAAGCTAAAACACTTGCCAGACAGAATGAATTAAGGGCATTAAGAGGATTACCTGCCATTAAAAAAGGAGATAAAGTTACCAAGCAAGATGCTTTCGATTTTATCGAAGATGAATCGTTAAAAGTAATGGGCGATTTTATGCAACAATCTGGCAACTATGTGATGAATCTGGGTGTAACGGCGCCTAAACTTTAA
- a CDS encoding tetratricopeptide (TPR) repeat protein (product_source=COG0457; cath_funfam=1.25.40.10; cleavage_site_network=SignalP-noTM; cog=COG0457; smart=SM00028; superfamily=48452): MTKIVLALISLFASLQLQAQNIDKSEIQEPNGSAINIAVSKFDLEDGNSFFEEAEDLERKGDYNEALTLFGKAAFEYNAIKNFNRYGQAVIKMSSMHYQLGRFTDAEQILLNVALKNYSKTGNRAGVMNTYNLLGKVYLANTKYTQSMWFYTQQGILAKQLKSNNSYIESILGIVQVKIKKKDFTLALRDLKSAEWLANSIKTTQYKTQIKDAREMIASKTTSKKVNPS, from the coding sequence ATGACCAAGATTGTATTGGCTTTAATTAGCCTTTTTGCATCATTACAACTACAAGCTCAAAATATAGATAAATCTGAGATCCAAGAACCTAACGGTAGTGCTATCAATATAGCAGTATCTAAATTTGATTTGGAAGACGGCAATTCTTTTTTTGAGGAAGCAGAAGATTTAGAGCGAAAAGGCGATTACAACGAGGCCCTCACCTTATTTGGCAAAGCCGCTTTCGAATATAATGCAATAAAAAACTTCAACAGGTACGGACAGGCCGTTATCAAGATGAGCAGTATGCATTATCAACTTGGCCGTTTCACTGATGCTGAACAAATTCTTTTAAATGTGGCATTAAAAAATTATTCTAAAACTGGAAACAGGGCAGGAGTAATGAACACCTATAACCTTTTGGGCAAAGTTTATCTGGCCAACACCAAGTATACCCAATCCATGTGGTTTTATACGCAGCAGGGGATCTTGGCGAAACAATTAAAAAGCAACAATTCATATATCGAATCTATTTTAGGCATTGTTCAGGTTAAAATTAAAAAGAAAGATTTTACACTTGCACTGAGAGATCTAAAATCGGCCGAATGGCTTGCCAACTCGATCAAAACCACCCAGTACAAAACACAGATCAAAGATGCCAGGGAAATGATCGCCAGCAAAACCACAAGTAAAAAGGTAAACCCAAGTTAA
- a CDS encoding L-asparaginase (product_source=KO:K01424; cath_funfam=1.20.58.60,3.60.20.30; cog=COG1446; ko=KO:K01424; pfam=PF01112; superfamily=56235) encodes MKLIIHGGFFSESSTNQETKKAKQDALASIVTLGHEYLKTHTALETVVYTVALLEDNELFNAGIGSQIQSDGKVRLSAALMDGKTEKFSGVINVEDVKNPIQIAQSLLTYDDRVLSGDGAQQFARTNGFEHFNPVTPQRQSEYEAKLNQKNNKGTVGCVALDADGNLAAATSTGGKGFEIPCRVSDSATVAGNYANQYAGISCTGVGEDIVSGALAAKIVTRVTDGFSLKEASDKSFAELKAFDGFAGVVGISAAGEVYHCDSHPYMVWASFDVNLQVFS; translated from the coding sequence ATGAAATTAATCATACATGGCGGCTTCTTCAGCGAATCGTCTACCAACCAGGAAACGAAAAAGGCCAAACAAGATGCTTTGGCTTCGATTGTTACGCTCGGACACGAATATCTAAAAACACATACCGCTTTAGAAACCGTGGTTTATACTGTTGCACTATTAGAAGATAACGAGCTGTTTAACGCTGGTATCGGTTCGCAGATCCAAAGTGATGGAAAAGTGAGGTTGAGCGCTGCCCTAATGGATGGTAAAACAGAAAAATTTAGTGGTGTAATCAATGTAGAAGATGTTAAAAATCCTATACAGATTGCGCAGAGTTTATTAACATATGATGACCGGGTACTCAGTGGTGATGGCGCCCAGCAATTTGCCAGAACAAACGGATTTGAACATTTCAATCCGGTTACCCCACAGCGCCAATCAGAATACGAAGCTAAATTAAACCAAAAGAACAATAAAGGAACCGTAGGCTGTGTAGCACTTGATGCAGATGGAAATTTAGCAGCTGCAACCTCCACAGGCGGAAAAGGATTCGAAATCCCTTGCCGGGTGAGCGACTCTGCAACCGTTGCGGGCAACTATGCCAATCAATATGCAGGTATTTCCTGTACCGGAGTAGGTGAAGATATTGTAAGCGGTGCCTTAGCCGCAAAAATTGTGACCCGTGTTACCGATGGTTTTTCTTTAAAGGAAGCATCAGATAAATCTTTCGCCGAACTTAAAGCTTTTGATGGCTTTGCAGGCGTTGTAGGCATTTCTGCAGCAGGCGAAGTGTACCATTGCGACTCGCATCCTTACATGGTTTGGGCATCTTTTGATGTTAATTTACAGGTATTTAGCTGA